In Thiospirochaeta perfilievii, a single window of DNA contains:
- a CDS encoding LamG-like jellyroll fold domain-containing protein yields MKKIILIIFLSVGYLYSDSIYLSNGNVIKGSIIFMDKDLAKIETADGVLEIEKKRIVRGEFFGDGNELSGDLVFEFSIDGNIKDTSGSGYKIKTKSIPYTEDVLNDENGALLSKGGGEYFYIEDSKTISDIEEFTIAMSFYPIDTTEQSYLISNWQNTYKNRKAEGRFSLSILNKTVVLFVVDSNGYYQSIAASDVLILKEWNSIAMRFGSGKMSLYVNGKTVAENTIPTQTLLKGEWPLYFMTAKYVKNRVEDYKKYNIKGKLDKIRMWDSTLSDNELNLLY; encoded by the coding sequence ATGAAAAAGATTATTTTAATTATATTTCTTAGTGTAGGGTATCTCTATTCAGACTCTATATACTTATCAAATGGTAATGTGATAAAGGGATCAATAATTTTCATGGACAAGGATTTAGCTAAAATAGAGACAGCTGATGGAGTGCTTGAAATAGAAAAAAAAAGAATTGTTCGTGGAGAGTTTTTTGGAGATGGGAATGAACTAAGTGGAGATCTTGTTTTTGAATTTTCAATTGATGGTAATATAAAGGATACATCTGGTAGTGGTTATAAGATTAAGACAAAAAGTATCCCATATACAGAGGATGTATTAAATGATGAAAACGGAGCTCTACTATCAAAGGGTGGAGGTGAGTATTTCTATATTGAGGATAGTAAAACTATAAGTGATATTGAAGAGTTTACAATTGCAATGAGTTTCTATCCTATAGATACAACAGAGCAGAGCTATCTGATATCTAACTGGCAAAATACATATAAGAATAGAAAGGCTGAGGGAAGATTCTCTCTATCTATATTAAATAAAACTGTTGTTCTATTTGTTGTGGATAGTAATGGGTATTATCAGAGTATTGCCGCTAGTGATGTCCTAATATTGAAAGAGTGGAACAGTATCGCTATGAGATTTGGTTCCGGGAAGATGTCTCTATATGTAAATGGAAAAACAGTTGCTGAAAACACAATTCCTACCCAGACTCTTTTAAAGGGGGAGTGGCCACTCTATTTTATGACAGCAAAATATGTAAAAAATCGAGTAGAGGATTATAAAAAATATAATATAAAAGGAAAGCTTGACAAAATTCGGATGTGGGACTCTACTTTATCGGATAATGAGCTTAATTTACTCTATTAG
- a CDS encoding DEAD/DEAH box helicase: MEEKKTFRDLGLSEEILQAIEKKGFEEPSPIQALTIPILLKGDKNIIGQAQTGTGKTAAFGLPILDTLTSSNNKNVQALILAPTRELAVQVSDELISLKGEKRLSVAAIYGGQAMGEQLRRLRRGVDIVVGTPGRVQDHINRGSLDLSNLSYLILDEADEMLNMGFVDDIEKILETVNEDKKMLLFSATMPSKIQQIAKKYMGDYELFKVKNRDLTSDLTEQIYFEVNRSDKFEALCRIVDIEEEFFGIVFCRTKVDVDDVSQKLSERGYSSGALHGDISQAMRERILSQLKSKQINILVATDVAARGIDVNHLSHVINYSLPQDAESYVHRVGRTGRAGNEGTAITFVTKDEYRKLLYIQRVSGKNIKKDEIPGVDKIISTKKDRIMKEILKSLETGDDVSSTFKEMALELLQESENPVDVIASVLSQAFGDDLDESNYNEIRKINMKRSGTTRLFVAKGRQDDFTAKSLVELITSETSIPGKRLDSVQIFDQFSFVTVPFEDAEEIILAFKNAGRGNRPLVEQAKESKGGSGGGGRRGGGDRNRGGNRGGYKGGGNREGGNRGSRNYGSNRGGNRSGGNRNSGRGRD; the protein is encoded by the coding sequence GTGGAAGAGAAAAAAACTTTTAGAGACCTAGGTCTTTCAGAAGAGATTTTACAAGCGATTGAGAAGAAAGGATTTGAAGAACCGTCACCAATACAGGCGTTAACAATACCTATCCTCTTAAAGGGAGATAAGAATATCATTGGTCAAGCACAAACAGGAACTGGTAAAACAGCTGCCTTTGGTCTACCAATATTAGATACTCTTACAAGTAGTAACAATAAGAATGTTCAAGCGTTAATATTAGCACCAACTAGGGAACTTGCTGTTCAAGTTAGTGATGAGTTAATATCATTAAAAGGTGAAAAGCGTTTGAGTGTTGCAGCAATCTATGGTGGACAAGCCATGGGCGAACAACTAAGACGTTTAAGACGGGGAGTAGACATCGTTGTCGGAACTCCGGGGCGAGTTCAAGATCATATCAATCGTGGTAGTCTAGATCTTTCCAACCTTAGTTATTTAATTTTAGACGAAGCAGATGAAATGTTAAATATGGGATTTGTTGATGATATCGAAAAGATCCTAGAAACAGTAAACGAAGATAAAAAAATGTTACTGTTCTCTGCAACAATGCCATCGAAGATTCAACAAATTGCCAAAAAATATATGGGTGATTATGAGCTGTTTAAGGTAAAAAACAGGGATTTAACTTCCGACTTAACAGAACAAATATACTTTGAAGTAAATAGAAGTGATAAATTTGAAGCTCTGTGTAGAATCGTTGATATCGAGGAAGAGTTTTTTGGTATAGTATTCTGTAGAACCAAAGTGGATGTAGATGATGTTTCCCAAAAGTTATCAGAGAGGGGTTACTCTTCTGGAGCACTTCATGGAGACATTTCTCAAGCTATGAGGGAGAGAATTCTATCCCAATTAAAATCAAAGCAGATTAATATTTTAGTTGCAACTGATGTAGCTGCTAGGGGTATTGATGTAAATCATTTATCCCATGTTATTAACTACTCTCTACCCCAGGATGCCGAATCTTATGTACATAGAGTTGGTAGAACAGGTAGAGCAGGAAACGAAGGTACAGCAATAACATTTGTTACTAAAGATGAGTATAGAAAATTACTCTATATTCAGAGAGTTTCTGGAAAGAATATCAAGAAAGATGAGATCCCAGGGGTTGATAAAATTATTTCAACTAAGAAAGATCGAATAATGAAAGAGATATTAAAATCCCTAGAGACTGGGGATGATGTAAGCTCAACCTTTAAGGAAATGGCGTTAGAACTACTACAGGAGAGCGAAAATCCTGTTGATGTTATAGCATCAGTCTTAAGCCAAGCCTTTGGTGACGATCTAGATGAAAGTAACTATAACGAGATAAGAAAAATCAATATGAAGAGAAGTGGTACAACTAGACTATTTGTAGCTAAGGGTCGTCAAGATGACTTTACAGCTAAGTCTTTAGTTGAACTAATTACTTCTGAGACAAGTATTCCAGGAAAGAGATTAGACTCTGTTCAGATATTTGATCAGTTCTCCTTTGTAACAGTACCATTTGAAGATGCTGAAGAGATTATTTTAGCCTTTAAAAATGCAGGACGTGGTAATAGACCATTAGTTGAGCAGGCTAAAGAATCAAAAGGTGGTTCCGGTGGTGGTGGTCGTCGTGGTGGCGGTGACAGAAATCGAGGTGGAAACCGAGGTGGATATAAAGGTGGTGGAAACCGAGAAGGTGGAAACCGAGGTAGTCGAAACTACGGTTCTAACAGAGGTGGCAACAGAAGTGGTGGCAACCGAAACAGTGGACGAGGAAGAGACTAG
- a CDS encoding AEC family transporter yields MINTLAVLFIPIILGYILVHLNYLDSSINSNLKMFVVRVAVPCRIFISMLNLKLETVKEIIPLSLSFILLTTLLILLSYILIRVKDKKLKAAYIIAIAFGNYGYMGWAVLDGAMGQAGLARGMFFTTLWWPIIYLGTFIISKVLKIDGKLDVKNYRLNMIIPSTVLLLGILFNYFNITIYGPLLKTFVSLGDMTVTLILFSVGLGISFGDSYKNLKLSILPVVLRPILGIIVAYFVIKILGISDPISRNSILLESTMPVAVMTVVLGDMIGLDEKLTSSIMILSTILSLFTIPLTLLII; encoded by the coding sequence ATGATTAATACATTAGCTGTACTTTTTATACCTATAATTTTAGGTTACATACTTGTTCATTTAAACTATCTCGATTCTAGTATAAACAGCAATCTTAAAATGTTTGTTGTTAGAGTTGCGGTACCATGTAGAATTTTTATATCTATGTTAAACTTAAAACTTGAAACAGTAAAAGAGATTATACCATTAAGTTTATCCTTTATTCTCTTAACTACACTTCTTATATTATTATCCTACATTCTTATACGGGTTAAAGATAAAAAGTTAAAAGCTGCATATATTATAGCTATAGCCTTTGGAAACTACGGTTACATGGGTTGGGCTGTTCTTGATGGAGCTATGGGACAAGCTGGTTTAGCTAGAGGTATGTTTTTTACAACACTTTGGTGGCCTATTATTTATTTAGGAACCTTTATTATATCTAAAGTTCTTAAAATTGATGGCAAGTTAGATGTAAAAAACTATCGATTAAATATGATTATTCCATCGACTGTTTTACTCCTTGGCATACTGTTTAATTATTTTAACATTACTATTTATGGACCCCTACTAAAAACTTTTGTTAGTTTAGGGGATATGACAGTAACCCTTATCCTATTTAGTGTTGGATTAGGAATATCATTTGGTGACAGTTATAAAAACTTGAAACTATCTATACTACCAGTTGTACTAAGACCAATATTAGGTATTATTGTGGCTTACTTTGTAATTAAAATATTAGGGATATCAGACCCGATATCTAGAAATAGTATTTTATTGGAGTCAACAATGCCTGTTGCTGTTATGACTGTAGTATTAGGAGATATGATCGGCTTAGATGAAAAACTAACATCTTCTATAATGATACTGTCAACTATATTATCCCTATTTACAATTCCACTTACACTTTTAATTATATAA